In one window of Pristiophorus japonicus isolate sPriJap1 chromosome 9, sPriJap1.hap1, whole genome shotgun sequence DNA:
- the LOC139273779 gene encoding gastrula zinc finger protein XlCGF17.1-like isoform X2, protein MPVKHSDCGKSFKRSQELKQFQLEGAGQRPFTCSMCGKGFKQSSSLLTHQNVHTDERPFKCSDCVKSFKSFGNLLTHQRTHTGERPFTCSVCEKRFSLSSTLLTHQRAHTGERPFT, encoded by the coding sequence ATGCCGGTGAAACATTCTGACTGTGGGAAAAGCTTTAAAAGGTCTCAGGAGTTGAAGCAATTCCAGCTGGAGGGAGCTGgacagagaccgttcacctgctccatgtgtgggaagggattcaaacagtcatccagcctgctgacacaccagaatgttcacactgacgagagaccatttaaatgttctgactgtgtgaagagctttaaaagcttcgggaacctgctgacacaccagcgtactcacactggagagaggccgttcacctgctccgtgtgtgagaagagattcagtctctcctccaccctgctgacacaccagcgtgctcacactggggagaggccgttcacctga
- the LOC139273779 gene encoding zinc finger protein 664-like isoform X1: MTHRRTRTDKRPFTCSDCGKSFKSSGDLKGHQRVHTDEGPFTCSVCGESFKSSGNLKGHQLVHTDERPFKCSDCGKSFKSFGNLMAHKRDHSGDRLFHCSVCGKGFTRSSTLLTHQRVHTEERPFTCSVCGKSFTQSSTLLTHQRVHTGERPFICSVCGK, encoded by the coding sequence ATGACACACCGGCGAACTCGTACTGATAAGAGACCATTtacatgttctgactgtgggaagagctttaaaagctctggggatctgaagggacaccagcgagttcacactgatgaggGGCCGTTCACATGTTCTGTTTGTGGGGAGAGCTTTAAAAGCTCCGGGAATCTGAAaggacaccagcttgttcacaccgatgagagaccttttaaatgttctgactgtgggaagagctttaaaagcttcgGGAATCTGATGGCACACAAGCGTGATCACAGTGGGGACAGACTATTtcactgctccgtgtgtgggaagggatttactcgatCCTCgactctgctgacacaccagcgagttcacactgaggagaggccattcacctgctctgtgtgtgggaagagcTTCACTCAGTCCTCgactctgctgacacaccagcgagttcacactggggagaggccgttcatctgctctgtgtgtgggaagtga